A region from the Candidatus Hydrogenedentota bacterium genome encodes:
- a CDS encoding cold shock domain-containing protein → MGSESLSGRLEGRVKWFNDTKGYGFIVVDDTPDIFVHYSAIKMEGFRTLKEGDLVSFELLHGTKGLQAINVNKVASADPAEPEAVDSFQQDTVDYEPEVRRRSAG, encoded by the coding sequence ATGGGCAGTGAATCGCTCTCGGGCAGGCTCGAGGGGCGGGTAAAGTGGTTCAACGATACCAAGGGATATGGGTTCATTGTTGTTGATGACACGCCCGACATCTTCGTCCATTACTCTGCTATCAAGATGGAAGGCTTCCGAACGCTCAAGGAAGGCGATCTGGTCAGCTTCGAGTTGCTGCACGGCACGAAAGGGTTGCAGGCGATTAACGTCAACAAGGTTGCATCAGCGGACCCCGCGGAACCCGAGGCTGTTGACTCGTTTCAACAAGATACCGTCGACTACGAGCCCGAAGTGCGCAGGCGGTCAGCCGGTTAG